One genomic region from Pristiophorus japonicus isolate sPriJap1 chromosome 27, sPriJap1.hap1, whole genome shotgun sequence encodes:
- the zdhhc24 gene encoding probable palmitoyltransferase ZDHHC24 — translation MRVLTRFEPALHGPLCMTAFMILAVSLEMVYIIVTDPRLAPAPGLGRVEAGPGTEPWGPPRPTAAGSVLGAWRLLHLALLAFLLGNVVGNLCLFIRTDPSIRGVFLSDRAMGQGWGYCYVCETHIPYRCTHCHDCKVCVLRRDHHCVFFGQCVGLANHRYFLCCVVHLWLGLLYAIFLNTEIFMELLHEGLSLHSVFLLLMPWAMLVTGQVGPAGFLFAFVADTCVVGLLFVSAFLIFHLQLLLRGQTTPQWSAGRGSTYDLGWRRNVSELLGARWYLVCLCPLLPSSLPGDGIHFELKPFPAHGPASLF, via the exons ATGAGGGTGCTGACACGGTTTGAGCCGGCGCTCCACGGCCCCCTCTGCATGACTGCCTTCATGATCCTCGCGGTCTCCCTGGAGATGGTCTACATCATCGTCACTGACCCGCGCCTGGCCCCCGCCCCGGGGCTGGGCAGGGTGGAGGCGGGGCCGGGCACGGAGCCCTGGGGGCCCCCTCGCCCCACCGCAGCGGGGTCTGTCCTCGGGGCATGGCGCCTCCTCCACCTCGCCCTCCTGGCCTTTCTCCTGGGCAACGTGGTGGGCAACCTCTGCCTCTTCATCAGGACCGACCCCAGCATCCGAGGGGTGTTCCTGTCCGACCGAGCAATGGGACAGGGCTGGGG GTACTGCTACGTGTGCGAGACCCACATCCCCTACCGCTGCACACACTGCCACGACTGTAAGGTGTGTGTCCTGCGCCGTGACCATCACTGCGTCTTCTTCGGGCAGTGCGTGGGCCTGGCCAACCACCGCTACTTCCTGTGCTGCGTCGTCCACCTCTGGCTAGGCCTGCTCTACGCCATCTTCCTCAACACCGAGATCTTCATGGAGCTGCTGCACGAGGGCCTCTCGCTGCACAGTGTCTTCCTGCTGCTCATGCCCTGGGCGATGCTGGTCACAG GTCAGGTTGGCCCCGCAGGCTTCCTGTTTGCGTTTGTGGCGGACACCTGCGTGGTGGGCCTTCTCTTTGTCTCGGCCTTCCTGATCTTCCACCTGCAGCTGCTGCTGCGTGGCCAGACAACACCGCAGTGGAGCGCTGGGCGAGGCTCGACCTACGACCTGGGCTGGCGTCGCAATGTGTCCGAGCTGCTGGGCGCTCGCTGGTACCTGGTGTGCCTCTGCCCCCTGTTGCCCTCTTCGCTGCCCGGCGATGGCATCCACTTCGAGCTCAAGCCCTTCCCGGCCCACGGGCCCGCCAGCCTCTTCTGA